In Arcobacter ellisii, a genomic segment contains:
- a CDS encoding MqnA/MqnD/SBP family protein gives MIFSKIDFINLLPFHIFIKKNIKSSQLKSIIEYKKSYPSYITNKFKKRKVDNAFISSIASKNEKFLDFGIVAKDEVLSVLLIPGIEAKDFQSKTSNALANVLNLKGEVIIGDKALKFYHDNPNTLKLDLAKEWQKKYNLPFVFAVLCYNKHERRLKKLTKNFNKKYIKIPQYILKQYSKRSGVSKENILKYLEKIDYDLGYKEKRALKLFLKLTKEKRI, from the coding sequence ATGATATTTTCAAAAATCGATTTTATAAATTTATTGCCTTTTCATATATTTATAAAAAAAAATATTAAATCTTCTCAATTAAAATCAATAATTGAATATAAAAAATCATATCCTTCATACATTACTAACAAATTTAAAAAAAGAAAAGTTGATAATGCTTTTATCTCTTCTATTGCATCAAAAAATGAAAAATTTTTAGATTTTGGAATAGTTGCAAAAGATGAAGTTTTATCAGTTTTATTAATTCCAGGAATTGAAGCAAAGGATTTTCAATCAAAAACTTCAAATGCCTTAGCTAATGTTTTAAATTTAAAAGGTGAAGTAATTATTGGGGATAAAGCTTTAAAATTTTATCACGATAATCCAAATACTTTAAAACTAGATTTGGCTAAAGAGTGGCAAAAAAAATATAATCTTCCTTTTGTATTTGCTGTTTTATGTTATAACAAACATGAAAGAAGATTAAAAAAACTGACAAAAAATTTCAATAAAAAATATATAAAAATACCTCAATACATCCTAAAACAATATTCAAAAAGAAGTGGTGTATCAAAAGAAAACATTTTAAAATATTTAGAAAAAATCGATTATGATTTAGGTTATAAAGAAAAACGAGCTTTAAAACTTTTTCTAAAATTAACTAAAGAAAAAAGGATATAA
- a CDS encoding undecaprenyl-diphosphate phosphatase, translating to MTLFDSLILGIIEGITEFLPISSTGHLIVASEFLGIEQTSINKAFEVIIQFAAILAVILNYPSKFTFSHINLWTKVLIAFLPIAIIGFIFSKQVKELFSIEIVAWMFIIGGVIFLIVEKFYDEKTTHTLDVEDVTYKQAAWIGFAQIFALIPGTSRAGSSIIGAMLVGLNRKTSAEFSFLLAFPVMCATTAYDLLKHHNEILVGANLLNLATGFVVSFIVAFLAIKLFLKFLENFTFVAFGIYRIIFGILLLIIF from the coding sequence ATGACATTATTTGATTCTCTAATTTTAGGGATAATTGAAGGTATAACAGAGTTTTTACCAATATCTTCAACTGGACACTTAATTGTTGCAAGTGAATTTTTAGGAATTGAACAAACAAGTATAAACAAAGCTTTTGAAGTTATCATTCAATTTGCGGCTATTTTAGCTGTAATTTTGAATTATCCTTCAAAATTTACTTTTTCACATATAAATTTATGGACAAAAGTTTTAATTGCATTTTTACCTATTGCAATAATTGGTTTTATTTTTTCAAAACAAGTAAAAGAGTTATTTTCAATAGAAATTGTTGCTTGGATGTTTATTATTGGTGGAGTAATATTTTTAATTGTTGAAAAATTTTACGATGAAAAAACTACTCATACTTTAGATGTTGAAGATGTTACATATAAACAAGCAGCTTGGATTGGATTTGCACAAATATTTGCATTGATTCCAGGAACTTCTAGAGCTGGTTCAAGTATTATTGGAGCAATGCTTGTTGGATTAAATAGAAAAACAAGTGCTGAATTTTCTTTTTTACTTGCCTTTCCTGTTATGTGTGCAACAACAGCTTATGATTTGTTAAAGCACCATAATGAGATTTTAGTAGGTGCAAATCTTTTAAATTTAGCAACAGGATTTGTTGTATCTTTTATTGTTGCATTTCTTGCAATAAAACTATTTCTGAAATTCCTTGAAAACTTTACTTTTGTTGCCTTTGGAATTTACAGAATAATTTTTGGAATCTTACTTCTTATTATTTTCTAA
- a CDS encoding UDP-N-acetylglucosamine--N-acetylmuramyl-(pentapeptide) pyrophosphoryl-undecaprenol N-acetylglucosamine transferase, with protein MMETVVITGGGTGGHLKVADAFIEEFFNRGINVIFIGSSNGQDKAWFEHDRRLKKAIFLDTKGVVNKKGFGKFLSLFNIFSKTIYCLSLYSKYNIKTVVSVGGFSAAAATFASILKMNCKLYIHEQNSKMGKLNEITSKFATEIFSSFDENSLVKDYPVSNEFFNSARVRDKVKTVAFFGGSQGAICINDFALKVAPKLNEMGINIIHQTGKSDFERVKNEYEKLNINADVFDFSKEIPSKMSKADFAVSRAGASTLWELCANSLPTFFIPFKHAAGDHQYYNAKVLKDKGLCFLQREEELSEEYFFEALKSDIHKISIELISSISPNAIALIVNIILENNKK; from the coding sequence ATGATGGAAACAGTTGTTATAACTGGTGGTGGAACAGGTGGACATTTAAAAGTTGCAGATGCTTTTATTGAAGAATTTTTTAATAGAGGAATAAATGTAATTTTTATCGGTTCTTCAAATGGTCAAGATAAAGCTTGGTTTGAACATGATAGAAGATTAAAAAAAGCAATATTTTTAGATACTAAAGGTGTCGTAAATAAAAAAGGTTTTGGAAAGTTTCTTTCATTATTTAATATTTTTTCTAAAACAATTTACTGTTTGAGCTTATATTCAAAATATAATATTAAAACTGTTGTTAGTGTAGGTGGATTTTCAGCTGCTGCTGCAACTTTTGCTTCTATATTAAAAATGAATTGTAAATTATATATTCATGAGCAAAACTCAAAAATGGGTAAATTAAATGAAATAACTTCAAAATTTGCTACTGAAATTTTTTCTTCATTTGATGAAAATTCTTTAGTAAAAGATTATCCTGTTTCTAATGAATTTTTTAATAGTGCAAGAGTAAGAGATAAAGTTAAAACTGTTGCATTTTTTGGTGGTTCACAAGGAGCTATTTGTATAAATGATTTTGCTTTAAAAGTTGCTCCAAAACTCAATGAAATGGGAATTAATATAATTCATCAAACTGGAAAAAGTGATTTTGAAAGAGTAAAAAATGAGTATGAAAAGTTAAATATAAATGCTGATGTATTTGATTTTTCAAAAGAGATACCTTCAAAAATGTCAAAAGCTGATTTTGCAGTGAGTAGGGCAGGAGCTTCAACGCTTTGGGAATTATGTGCAAATTCTTTACCAACTTTTTTTATTCCTTTTAAACATGCAGCTGGTGATCATCAGTATTACAATGCAAAAGTTTTAAAAGATAAAGGTTTGTGTTTTTTACAAAGAGAAGAAGAGTTAAGTGAAGAGTATTTTTTTGAAGCTTTAAAATCTGATATTCATAAAATTAGCATTGAACTTATAAGTTCTATAAGTCCAAATGCTATTGCTTTGATAGTAAATATTATTTTAGAAAATAATAAGAAGTAA
- a CDS encoding FtsW/RodA/SpoVE family cell cycle protein, with protein sequence MNFNKSKIKAINNNMNSSEADYTLFILVSLLIIISIIFSYSLTIYTVEFFGYDEFHFFIRQGLVGIVSILIMWTLSLVDPDKIVEKVGMNLFIIFFLLMIAMPFLPGSLVTASGGANRWIRLPGFSLSPVEFFKIGFIYFLSWSFHRKVIFQPKKIGLKEEVLLLAPYFLTFFVVVFVIAFLQKDLGQVVLLGLILVALLIFANRSFKIFLALGAIALVGLVGLIIAAPHRIKRIHSWWAMVQDGILSVLPSWAEPYLRIDELPEPYQVSHSLNAIHNGGFFGQGVALGDIKVGFLSEVHTDFVLAGITEEVGLFGLMAITSILFVIIWRIFRISRRVENPIYHLFTLGIALMIIIAFLINSYGISGMIPIKGIAVPFLSYGGSSMLAMAISIGLVLSISRVVKEEEVKKKVKIK encoded by the coding sequence ATGAATTTTAACAAAAGTAAGATTAAAGCAATTAATAATAATATGAATAGTAGTGAAGCCGATTATACATTGTTTATATTGGTGTCATTATTGATAATAATAAGTATAATATTTTCCTATTCTCTAACAATATATACAGTGGAATTTTTTGGTTATGATGAATTTCACTTTTTCATAAGACAAGGATTAGTTGGGATAGTTTCTATATTGATTATGTGGACACTCTCTTTAGTGGATCCAGATAAAATAGTTGAAAAAGTTGGTATGAATTTATTTATAATATTTTTTCTTCTAATGATAGCAATGCCTTTTTTGCCAGGTTCATTAGTAACAGCTTCAGGAGGAGCAAATAGATGGATTAGACTTCCAGGGTTTTCTTTGTCACCTGTTGAGTTTTTCAAAATTGGATTTATCTATTTTTTATCTTGGTCTTTTCATAGAAAGGTTATTTTTCAACCTAAAAAAATCGGATTGAAAGAAGAAGTATTACTTCTTGCTCCATATTTTTTAACTTTTTTTGTTGTTGTTTTTGTTATTGCATTTTTACAAAAAGATTTAGGTCAAGTTGTTTTATTAGGATTAATTCTTGTTGCTTTATTAATATTTGCAAATAGGTCATTTAAAATATTTTTGGCTTTAGGTGCAATTGCTTTAGTTGGTTTAGTTGGATTAATTATTGCTGCACCTCATAGGATTAAAAGAATTCACTCTTGGTGGGCGATGGTTCAAGATGGGATTTTATCTGTTTTACCATCTTGGGCAGAACCATATTTAAGAATTGATGAATTACCTGAACCTTATCAAGTTTCTCACTCTTTAAATGCTATTCATAATGGTGGTTTCTTTGGTCAAGGTGTTGCCCTTGGGGATATAAAAGTAGGATTTTTATCTGAAGTTCATACAGACTTTGTACTAGCAGGAATTACAGAAGAAGTTGGTTTATTTGGTTTGATGGCAATAACATCTATTTTATTTGTAATTATTTGGAGAATTTTTAGAATAAGTAGAAGAGTAGAAAATCCAATTTATCATCTATTTACTCTTGGAATCGCCCTAATGATTATTATTGCTTTTTTAATAAATTCATATGGAATTTCAGGAATGATTCCAATTAAAGGTATTGCTGTACCATTTTTATCTTATGGAGGTTCTTCAATGCTTGCAATGGCAATTTCCATAGGTTTAGTTTTATCTATTAGCAGAGTTGTAAAAGAAGAGGAAGTTAAAAAAAAGGTGAAGATTAAATGA
- a CDS encoding peptidoglycan D,D-transpeptidase FtsI family protein: MISVFRTISEKRHLPSLQGEKNELAVRGDIISEDNFKIASSKKLYKAAIDTRHLDPNKKELFLNLFSIYSNTEYEVLKERLIEGEKNPGNLVLSYGIDSRSAKNLKELAFKLVQLDVFTSRMVNGTKILRGLTISESGEKRTFSYNDTLTPVVGYISKYESELGKTKVNGIKGLERHYNKVLNQSKDGVLQGDRDVLSYISFDKNSIIRKRIDGATLNLNIPLKLQKNNETTLDVYKEKLGADEIIVSIMESKTGKILTMASSNRFNPEKIRKEDIGSLNVNAVEYQFEPGSVVKPLSIAIAMDKGLIKKNESFPAYNSGGGKGVYKIGRFNIKDDHAFSKSYLSLEDIVIYSSNIGTLQIAQRLTGPEFFEGMKRFGFTRKTGIDLPYEKKGVMPKVWQFSAGDKEKRDNVFKATVSFGQGMTATFIQLLKAYSIFNNDGQMITPRIVNYLTHDGNKYKPYEDKPEKIVSKETADAMKKMLIKTVTDGTGKSAKIDGLEIGGKTGTAQIARGGKYLKKYISSFFGFVNDDKGNSYTIGVTVINPISTGTHWYYYYASWSAVPVFKEIVQNLVKLNYLTPKEGIIPEKK, translated from the coding sequence ATGATTTCAGTGTTTAGAACTATCTCAGAAAAGAGACATCTTCCCTCTTTACAAGGTGAAAAAAATGAACTTGCAGTTAGAGGAGATATAATAAGTGAAGATAATTTTAAAATTGCTTCATCTAAAAAACTATATAAAGCTGCAATTGATACAAGACATCTTGACCCAAATAAAAAAGAGTTATTTCTTAACCTATTTTCTATTTATAGTAATACAGAGTATGAAGTTTTAAAAGAGAGATTAATAGAGGGAGAAAAAAATCCTGGTAATTTAGTTTTATCATATGGAATTGACTCAAGATCAGCCAAAAACTTAAAAGAATTAGCTTTCAAATTAGTTCAATTAGATGTTTTTACAAGTAGAATGGTAAATGGAACAAAAATTCTAAGAGGATTAACAATAAGTGAAAGTGGAGAAAAAAGAACATTTTCATATAACGATACATTAACTCCTGTTGTAGGATATATTTCAAAATATGAATCTGAATTAGGAAAAACAAAAGTAAATGGAATAAAAGGTTTAGAAAGACATTATAACAAGGTTTTAAATCAATCAAAAGATGGTGTTTTACAAGGAGATAGAGATGTATTATCATATATCTCTTTTGATAAAAATTCTATTATTAGAAAAAGAATTGATGGTGCAACATTAAATTTGAATATTCCACTAAAACTTCAAAAAAATAATGAAACAACTCTTGATGTATATAAAGAAAAATTGGGTGCAGATGAAATTATTGTATCTATAATGGAGAGTAAAACTGGTAAAATCTTAACTATGGCTTCATCAAACAGATTTAATCCTGAAAAAATTAGAAAAGAGGATATTGGTTCATTAAATGTTAATGCAGTTGAATATCAATTTGAACCAGGTTCTGTTGTGAAACCTTTATCAATTGCAATTGCTATGGATAAAGGGCTTATAAAAAAGAATGAAAGTTTCCCTGCATATAATTCAGGTGGTGGGAAAGGTGTATATAAAATTGGAAGATTTAATATAAAAGATGACCATGCTTTTTCAAAAAGTTACTTATCACTTGAAGATATTGTTATTTATTCTTCAAATATTGGAACTTTACAAATTGCCCAAAGATTAACTGGTCCTGAATTTTTTGAAGGCATGAAAAGATTTGGTTTTACAAGAAAAACTGGAATTGATTTACCATATGAGAAAAAAGGTGTAATGCCAAAAGTTTGGCAATTCTCAGCAGGTGACAAAGAAAAAAGAGATAATGTATTTAAAGCAACAGTATCTTTTGGACAAGGTATGACAGCAACATTTATTCAATTATTAAAAGCTTATTCAATTTTTAATAATGATGGGCAAATGATTACTCCAAGAATAGTTAATTATTTAACACATGATGGAAATAAATATAAACCATATGAGGATAAACCAGAAAAAATTGTATCAAAAGAGACAGCAGATGCAATGAAAAAAATGTTAATTAAAACTGTAACAGATGGAACAGGAAAATCTGCAAAAATAGATGGTTTAGAAATTGGTGGGAAAACAGGAACAGCACAAATTGCAAGAGGTGGAAAATATCTTAAAAAATATATTTCATCATTTTTTGGATTTGTAAATGATGATAAAGGAAATTCCTATACAATTGGAGTAACTGTAATTAATCCAATCTCAACAGGTACTCATTGGTATTATTATTATGCTTCTTGGTCAGCTGTACCTGTGTTTAAAGAAATCGTTCAAAACTTAGTAAAGTTAAACTATTTAACACCTAAAGAAGGTATAATTCCAGAAAAAAAATAA
- a CDS encoding peptidylprolyl isomerase, giving the protein MFGFKKELKEYNYSKEELSKFNYAKITTEKGVIWVKLFNEETPIAVSNFATLANDGFYNGLNFHRVIPGFMAQGGCPEGSGMGGPGWSIKCEIDAPKQIHNRGSLSMAHAGRNTGGSQFFICFVPCPHLNNHHTVFGGIEENDTDSFATLDSIKQNDKIISIEIFEKRD; this is encoded by the coding sequence ATGTTTGGATTTAAAAAAGAATTAAAAGAATACAACTATTCAAAAGAAGAATTATCAAAATTTAATTATGCAAAAATCACTACTGAAAAAGGTGTAATTTGGGTAAAACTTTTTAATGAAGAAACACCAATTGCAGTATCAAATTTTGCTACATTAGCTAATGATGGTTTTTATAATGGACTAAATTTTCATAGAGTAATTCCAGGATTTATGGCTCAAGGTGGTTGCCCTGAAGGTTCAGGAATGGGTGGACCAGGTTGGTCTATAAAATGTGAAATTGATGCACCTAAACAAATACATAATAGAGGTTCATTATCAATGGCTCATGCAGGTAGAAATACAGGAGGAAGTCAATTCTTTATATGTTTTGTACCTTGCCCTCATCTAAATAATCATCATACAGTATTTGGTGGAATTGAAGAGAATGATACAGATAGCTTTGCAACACTTGATTCAATTAAACAAAATGATAAAATTATTTCTATTGAGATTTTTGAAAAAAGAGATTAA